A DNA window from Amycolatopsis sp. DSM 110486 contains the following coding sequences:
- a CDS encoding gamma-glutamyltransferase family protein translates to MFQTRPTLQGTFGMVSSTHWLASAAAMAVLEDDGNAYDAAVAAAFVLHVVEPHLNGPGGEVPMIVAPADGTPKVLCGQGGAPAGATIEHYTSLGLDLVPGTGPLAAAVPGAVDAWLLLLHDHGTKPLREVLKYAISYAENGHPAVDRVGATVETVRELFETEWTTSAELYLPGGRSPKPGELFKNPALANTWRRLITEAEAAGASRETQIEAARKVWREGFIAEAIAEFAAKPTMDTSGERHAGTLTGDDLAAFRATYEDPVTFTWNGWTIAKAGLWSQGPTLLQQLALLPDADGLDYATPDYYHTLIEGTKLAMADREAWYGDSADVDITTLLSPAYNETRRKLIGEHASHELRPGRPDGREPRLSKHAQYVASGGAVATAAGAGEPTVAKDGATRGDTCHLDVVDRWGNMIAATPSGGWLQSNPVIPRLGFPLGTRLQMAWLDPGLPNSLAPGKRPRTTLTPSLASRDGVPVMAFGTPGGDQQDQWNAHFFLAVALREKVRSGLDLQGAIDAPNWHTDSFPGSFYPRAMVAGSVTVESRIGDDVIAELERRGHLVTVGEPWSEGRLCAVARDPETGVLSAAANPRGMQGYAAGR, encoded by the coding sequence ATGTTCCAGACCCGTCCCACGTTGCAGGGCACCTTCGGAATGGTGTCGTCCACCCACTGGCTCGCCTCGGCCGCCGCGATGGCCGTGCTCGAAGACGACGGCAACGCCTACGACGCCGCCGTCGCGGCCGCGTTCGTGCTCCACGTCGTCGAACCGCACCTCAACGGCCCCGGCGGCGAGGTGCCGATGATCGTCGCCCCGGCGGACGGCACGCCGAAGGTCCTCTGTGGACAGGGGGGCGCGCCGGCCGGCGCCACGATCGAGCACTACACCTCGCTCGGCCTCGACCTCGTACCCGGCACCGGCCCGCTCGCCGCCGCGGTGCCCGGCGCGGTCGACGCGTGGCTGCTGCTCCTGCACGACCACGGCACCAAGCCGCTGCGCGAGGTCCTCAAGTACGCGATCTCCTACGCCGAAAACGGCCACCCGGCCGTGGACCGCGTGGGCGCCACCGTGGAGACCGTCCGCGAGCTGTTCGAGACCGAGTGGACCACCTCCGCCGAGCTCTACCTCCCCGGCGGCCGCTCACCGAAGCCCGGCGAGCTCTTCAAGAACCCCGCTCTCGCGAACACCTGGCGCCGCCTCATCACCGAGGCCGAGGCCGCCGGCGCGAGCCGCGAGACGCAGATCGAAGCCGCCCGCAAGGTCTGGCGCGAGGGCTTCATCGCCGAAGCCATCGCCGAGTTCGCGGCGAAGCCCACCATGGACACGTCCGGCGAACGCCACGCCGGCACCCTGACCGGCGACGACCTCGCCGCCTTCCGCGCGACCTACGAGGACCCGGTCACGTTCACCTGGAACGGCTGGACCATCGCGAAAGCCGGCCTGTGGAGCCAGGGCCCGACGCTGCTGCAGCAGCTCGCACTCCTGCCGGACGCGGACGGCCTGGACTACGCCACGCCGGACTACTACCACACCCTCATCGAGGGCACGAAGCTCGCGATGGCCGACCGCGAAGCCTGGTACGGCGACAGCGCCGACGTCGACATCACCACGCTGCTTTCCCCCGCCTACAACGAAACCCGCCGCAAGCTGATCGGCGAACACGCGTCGCACGAGCTGCGCCCGGGCCGCCCCGACGGCCGGGAACCACGCCTGAGCAAGCACGCCCAGTACGTGGCGAGCGGCGGCGCCGTGGCCACGGCCGCCGGCGCGGGTGAGCCCACCGTCGCCAAGGACGGGGCGACGCGCGGCGACACCTGCCACCTCGACGTGGTCGACCGGTGGGGCAACATGATCGCCGCGACGCCGAGTGGCGGCTGGCTGCAGTCCAACCCGGTCATCCCGCGGCTCGGGTTCCCGCTCGGCACCCGGCTGCAGATGGCGTGGCTCGACCCCGGCCTGCCCAACTCGCTGGCCCCGGGCAAGCGCCCGCGCACCACGCTCACACCGTCGCTGGCATCGCGCGACGGCGTGCCCGTGATGGCTTTCGGCACCCCCGGCGGCGACCAGCAGGACCAGTGGAACGCGCATTTCTTCCTCGCCGTCGCATTGCGCGAAAAAGTGCGCAGCGGCCTCGACCTGCAGGGCGCGATCGACGCGCCCAACTGGCACACCGACAGTTTCCCCGGCTCGTTCTACCCGCGCGCGATGGTGGCCGGCAGCGTCACCGTGGAATCGCGGATCGGCGACGACGTCATCGCCGAACTGGAGCGCCGGGGCCACCTCGTGACCGTCGGAGAACCTTGGTCCGAAGGGAGGTTGTGCGCCGTCGCCCGCGACCCGGAGACCGGCGTTCTCTCGGCGGCGGCGAACCCCCGCGGAATGCAGGGGTATGCCGCCGGGCGATAA
- a CDS encoding Fpg/Nei family DNA glycosylase — MSTPSRGVAVPELPEVESARSVIDRAALGRLIVDVDDTDSYVCRPHAPGEIREALLGRRLVAAHRRGKSLWCDTADDGPALGVHLGMSGKIVIADADGTEIDGGDYWEGRRVQGDYRWSRFALTFDDGGLMMLVDPRRLGRITLDPHIELLGPDAAAVTPAEFRTAITKGTAPVKARLLDQHALAGIGNLLADEILWRARVHPAHRVDELDRPAVDRLLRATRGSVTAALDHGGVHTLTVIPYRKPGAQCPRDHAPMARGKVGGRTSWWCSAEQQLPH, encoded by the coding sequence GTGTCCACCCCGAGCCGCGGAGTCGCCGTGCCCGAACTGCCCGAGGTCGAGTCGGCCCGATCGGTGATCGACCGGGCCGCGCTCGGCCGGTTGATCGTCGACGTCGACGACACCGATTCCTACGTGTGCCGGCCCCACGCGCCCGGGGAGATCCGCGAGGCGCTCCTCGGACGCCGGCTCGTGGCCGCGCACCGGCGGGGCAAATCGCTGTGGTGCGACACGGCCGACGACGGTCCCGCGCTCGGCGTGCACCTCGGGATGTCCGGCAAGATCGTGATCGCCGACGCCGACGGCACCGAGATCGACGGCGGCGACTACTGGGAAGGCCGCCGCGTGCAGGGCGACTACCGCTGGTCGCGCTTCGCCCTCACCTTCGACGACGGCGGCCTCATGATGCTCGTCGACCCGCGCCGCCTCGGCCGCATCACCCTCGACCCGCACATCGAGCTGCTCGGCCCCGACGCCGCCGCGGTCACGCCCGCCGAGTTCCGCACCGCGATCACCAAGGGCACCGCGCCCGTCAAGGCGCGCCTGCTCGACCAGCACGCCCTGGCCGGCATCGGCAACCTCCTCGCCGACGAGATCCTCTGGCGCGCCCGCGTGCACCCGGCCCACCGCGTCGACGAGCTCGACCGCCCGGCCGTCGACCGCCTCCTGCGCGCCACCCGCGGCTCCGTCACCGCCGCCCTCGACCACGGCGGCGTCCACACCCTCACCGTGATCCCCTACCGCAAACCCGGCGCCCAATGCCCGCGCGACCACGCGCCCATGGCCCGCGGCAAAGTCGGCGGGCGCACGAGCTGGTGGTGCAGCGCGGAGCAGCAGCTCCCTCACTGA
- a CDS encoding SAM-dependent methyltransferase, which yields MSQPADRSALDSPPGVDPNRASVARVYDYLLGGNTHYEVDRKVARELAEKMPEVRDLAVENRAFLIRACTFLARNAGIDQYLDCGSGLPTAENVHQVVQRVNPEAKVVYTDFDPVVTAHGRALLEENERTRYVEGDIYRPASILDDEVVRGHLDWTRPIALLFVATLHHWKGDRGRPAEVTQEFIDRLPPGSFVVISHILDPHDGSDDAQAMEQLIETVRSGALGGATMRTRAEIRELFHDLELVPQGAGAEPEIVPLAAWWPAGPLLSGMNVAQRLIVGGIARKP from the coding sequence ATGTCGCAGCCCGCGGACCGATCGGCGCTCGACAGCCCACCGGGCGTCGACCCGAACCGGGCGAGCGTCGCGCGCGTGTACGACTACCTGCTGGGCGGCAACACGCACTACGAGGTGGACCGCAAGGTCGCCCGCGAGCTGGCGGAGAAGATGCCGGAGGTGCGCGACCTCGCCGTCGAGAACCGGGCGTTCCTCATCCGCGCGTGCACCTTCCTCGCGCGCAACGCCGGGATCGACCAGTACCTCGACTGCGGCTCGGGCCTGCCGACGGCCGAGAACGTGCACCAGGTCGTGCAGCGCGTCAACCCCGAGGCGAAGGTCGTGTACACCGACTTCGACCCGGTCGTCACCGCGCACGGACGCGCGCTGCTCGAAGAGAACGAGCGCACCCGTTACGTCGAGGGCGACATCTACCGGCCGGCCAGCATCCTCGACGACGAAGTGGTGCGCGGGCACCTGGACTGGACCAGGCCGATCGCGCTGCTGTTCGTCGCGACGCTGCACCATTGGAAAGGCGACCGCGGCCGCCCGGCCGAGGTCACGCAGGAGTTCATCGACCGGCTGCCGCCGGGTTCGTTCGTGGTGATCTCCCACATCCTCGACCCGCACGACGGCTCCGACGACGCGCAGGCCATGGAGCAGCTCATCGAGACCGTGCGCAGCGGCGCGCTCGGCGGCGCCACCATGCGCACCCGCGCGGAGATCCGCGAGCTGTTCCACGATCTTGAGCTCGTGCCGCAGGGCGCGGGCGCCGAGCCGGAGATCGTGCCGCTGGCGGCCTGGTGGCCGGCCGGTCCCCTGCTGTCCGGAATGAACGTGGCCCAGCGCCTCATCGTCGGCGGCATCGCGCGCAAGCCGTGA
- a CDS encoding LysR family transcriptional regulator: MERRQLEYFVAIVEHGGFTHAARALRVAQPSLSRAIAKLEHELGVALFHRVGRNAVLSSAGEFMADRARLVLRDLDALRAAARAVGDGLAGRVDVAATSSSALEPVISIIADLRERHPGVLVSTSSALSAAEVVAMVLQGRCEAGVCGSAERPTGPGLVAHHLRDEEFLLVAPPGSGVSDPVEWSDLRGMRFVVTKPATAVRALFDRIAATVPDVSIAAEVGDRSVVLPMVLRGIGAGLMPDGWTDLARRAGAEVVRFSPAERLPQWLVHRSGPITAATQAFLDTTLAGVS; the protein is encoded by the coding sequence ATGGAACGTCGGCAGCTCGAGTACTTCGTCGCGATCGTCGAGCACGGCGGCTTCACCCACGCGGCGCGGGCGCTGCGGGTGGCCCAGCCGTCGCTGTCGCGCGCGATCGCCAAGCTGGAGCACGAGCTCGGTGTGGCGCTGTTCCACCGCGTCGGCCGCAACGCCGTGCTCTCCAGCGCGGGCGAGTTCATGGCCGACCGCGCGCGGTTGGTTCTCCGCGACCTCGACGCCCTGCGCGCCGCGGCCCGGGCCGTCGGTGACGGTCTCGCCGGGCGCGTCGACGTGGCGGCCACGTCGTCCTCCGCGCTGGAACCGGTGATCAGCATCATCGCCGACCTGCGCGAACGTCACCCGGGCGTGCTGGTGAGCACCTCCTCGGCGCTGTCGGCGGCGGAGGTCGTGGCGATGGTCCTGCAGGGCCGCTGCGAGGCCGGCGTCTGCGGCAGCGCGGAGCGTCCGACCGGCCCCGGCTTGGTGGCCCACCACCTGCGCGACGAGGAGTTCCTGCTGGTCGCGCCCCCGGGCTCCGGCGTCAGCGACCCGGTCGAGTGGTCCGACCTGCGGGGGATGCGCTTCGTCGTCACCAAACCCGCCACGGCCGTGCGCGCACTGTTCGACCGCATCGCCGCGACCGTCCCGGACGTCTCCATCGCCGCCGAAGTGGGCGACCGCAGCGTCGTCCTCCCGATGGTCCTGCGCGGCATCGGCGCCGGCCTCATGCCCGACGGCTGGACCGACCTGGCCCGCCGCGCCGGCGCAGAGGTGGTGCGCTTCTCGCCGGCCGAACGGTTACCGCAGTGGCTGGTACACCGGTCCGGGCCGATCACGGCGGCTACGCAGGCGTTTCTCGACACGACGTTGGCGGGCGTTTCCTGA
- a CDS encoding ABC transporter permease, translating into MGRYLLHRLWQSALTLVLASIVVFIGVRALPGDPATAMAGEEADPAAIAAVRAQLGLDDPLPVQYFKFVGHALTGDFGKSVRTGTPVREMIGATLPVTVQLAVFAMLVAVLIGVLAGVVAAVFRGRWPEWGANGFSLFALSVPTFWLGILAVLYLSVQLRWFPASGYVSPFDQPLRGIYYLTLPAVILGLTHAAVVQRQTRSSMVETLTADFVRTARAKGLGRAAVIFRYGLRNSLIVVTTIVGLQLGGLIAGAVVTERIFSLPGIGKLTLDSVFTRDYPVIQAVVLVITAAYIVINLLVDFLYTVIDPRLRVSGRTR; encoded by the coding sequence GTGGGACGTTACCTGCTCCACCGCCTGTGGCAGTCCGCCCTGACGCTGGTGCTCGCCTCGATCGTGGTCTTCATCGGCGTGCGCGCGCTGCCCGGTGACCCCGCCACGGCGATGGCCGGCGAGGAAGCCGACCCCGCCGCCATCGCGGCCGTGCGGGCGCAGCTCGGGCTCGACGACCCGTTGCCCGTGCAGTACTTCAAGTTCGTCGGCCACGCGCTCACCGGTGACTTCGGCAAGTCCGTGCGCACCGGCACGCCGGTGCGGGAGATGATCGGCGCGACCCTGCCGGTGACGGTGCAGCTCGCGGTGTTCGCGATGCTGGTCGCGGTCCTGATCGGCGTGCTCGCCGGCGTCGTCGCCGCGGTGTTCCGCGGTCGCTGGCCCGAGTGGGGCGCCAACGGCTTCTCGCTGTTCGCACTGTCGGTGCCGACGTTCTGGCTCGGCATCCTCGCCGTGCTCTACCTGTCCGTGCAGCTGCGGTGGTTCCCCGCGTCCGGCTACGTCTCGCCGTTCGACCAGCCGTTGCGCGGGATCTACTACCTCACGCTGCCCGCGGTGATCCTCGGCCTCACGCACGCGGCGGTGGTGCAGCGCCAGACCCGCTCGTCGATGGTCGAGACTCTCACCGCCGACTTCGTGCGCACCGCGCGGGCGAAGGGACTCGGGCGCGCCGCGGTGATCTTCCGCTACGGCCTGCGCAACAGCCTCATCGTGGTCACCACCATCGTCGGGCTCCAGCTCGGCGGGCTCATCGCGGGCGCCGTGGTCACCGAGCGCATCTTCAGCCTGCCGGGCATCGGCAAGCTGACGCTGGACTCGGTCTTCACCCGCGACTACCCGGTGATCCAGGCCGTGGTCCTCGTGATCACGGCGGCCTACATCGTGATCAACCTGCTGGTCGACTTCCTCTACACGGTCATCGACCCACGCCTGCGAGTCTCCGGGAGGACCCGATGA
- a CDS encoding ABC transporter permease has product MTIAAETPAPLARVHGRVTRRLLHNPLGVIGGVLLLIVVIAGVFAPLLAPYAPTAVHFETPFQQPGTVGFALGTDDLGRDILSRVFYGTRASLEVGALSVLFAVVVGVPLGLLSGYWRWLDALISRLADLMLAFPFLIVAVGLAAINGGGLTNAAIALGIAQIPTMTRVVRADTLRLKETDFVLAANTMHAGPWRILGQHVLPNAASAIIVQATVIMPVAVIGEAVLSFLGLGIQPPAPSLGIMLSDAQQYLFRTPWPGIFPGIALALICLGFNLFGDALRDALDPKSTR; this is encoded by the coding sequence ATGACGATCGCCGCCGAAACCCCCGCGCCACTGGCCCGTGTCCACGGCCGCGTGACGCGCCGGCTCCTGCACAACCCGCTGGGCGTGATCGGCGGTGTGCTGCTGCTGATCGTCGTGATCGCCGGGGTGTTCGCGCCGCTGCTGGCGCCGTACGCGCCGACGGCGGTGCACTTCGAGACGCCGTTCCAGCAGCCGGGCACGGTCGGGTTCGCCCTCGGCACCGACGACCTCGGCCGCGACATCCTCTCCCGCGTCTTCTACGGCACGCGCGCGTCGCTGGAGGTCGGGGCCCTGTCGGTGCTGTTCGCCGTGGTCGTGGGCGTGCCGCTCGGGCTGCTGTCCGGGTACTGGCGGTGGCTCGACGCGCTGATCTCCCGGCTCGCGGACCTCATGCTGGCGTTCCCGTTCCTGATCGTCGCCGTCGGGCTCGCCGCGATCAACGGCGGCGGCCTCACCAACGCCGCGATCGCACTCGGCATCGCGCAGATCCCGACGATGACCCGCGTGGTGCGCGCCGACACGTTGCGGCTCAAGGAAACCGACTTCGTCCTCGCCGCGAACACGATGCACGCCGGGCCGTGGCGGATCCTCGGGCAGCACGTGCTGCCCAACGCCGCTTCGGCGATCATCGTGCAGGCCACGGTGATCATGCCGGTCGCGGTCATCGGCGAGGCAGTGCTGTCGTTCCTCGGCCTCGGCATCCAGCCGCCCGCGCCGAGCCTCGGGATCATGCTGTCGGACGCGCAGCAGTACCTGTTCCGCACCCCCTGGCCGGGCATCTTCCCCGGGATCGCGCTCGCCTTGATCTGCCTGGGGTTCAACCTGTTCGGCGACGCCCTGCGCGACGCGCTGGACCCGAAGAGCACGCGGTGA
- a CDS encoding ABC transporter substrate-binding protein, with product MSPRSLLPLLAGLAVLTLTACVPVQHASARSEHRDDFGTPVGNRTVQRGGDLVMGLSNEPDKLDPTTSSSLYTRYVMTTICEKLYDIDDTSTIVPQLATALPVVSPDGLTVTIPVRTGIVFADGTPFDAPAVATSLRRHFELKTSQRKSEMGPISRIDAPDKSHVVLHYKKPFAPITAALADRAGMIMSPAALAKEGDDFGENPVCVGPFKFVKRVPQTEIDVERDPLYYDAKDVHLDTITYRIMTDANIRAANLRSGDIQVADTISPQDVDALAQDPDLKVLQSPSLGYQSVTFNTGNVDGVGKPTKHIDKPIANDPRIRLAFSLALDRQTLVDTVFNNWFDPACSPVAPKTPYSSAASNACPPFDPAKSRQLLKEAGVPVPFPISLQVTNTQDQLRYAQALQASVAEGGFAVQIVPVEYSTLLDVQKRGTFEALMLGWSGRIDPDANTARFLSTGSGGNYGGFNSSTLDNLLSDAARSIDTKQRAALYGQAVQLIQQQNPIVYTYRVRNLTVHSTRVTGIQVYADGVVRLGKAAFTGSQEG from the coding sequence ATGTCTCCTCGGTCCCTGCTCCCCCTCCTGGCCGGGCTGGCGGTGCTGACACTCACGGCGTGCGTACCCGTGCAACACGCGAGCGCTCGCAGCGAGCACCGCGACGACTTCGGCACCCCCGTCGGCAACCGAACGGTCCAGCGCGGCGGCGACCTCGTCATGGGCCTGTCCAACGAGCCCGACAAACTCGACCCCACCACGTCCAGTTCGCTCTACACGCGCTACGTGATGACCACGATCTGCGAAAAGCTCTACGACATCGACGACACCAGCACCATCGTGCCGCAGCTGGCCACCGCGTTGCCGGTGGTCTCCCCCGACGGGCTCACCGTCACGATCCCCGTGCGCACCGGAATCGTCTTCGCCGACGGCACCCCGTTCGACGCCCCGGCCGTCGCGACGAGCCTGCGCCGGCACTTCGAGCTCAAAACCTCCCAGCGCAAAAGCGAAATGGGCCCGATCAGCCGCATCGACGCGCCCGACAAGAGCCACGTCGTGCTGCACTACAAGAAGCCCTTCGCCCCGATCACCGCGGCGCTCGCCGACCGCGCCGGCATGATCATGTCGCCCGCCGCACTCGCCAAAGAGGGCGACGACTTCGGCGAAAACCCCGTGTGCGTCGGCCCGTTCAAGTTCGTGAAACGCGTGCCGCAGACCGAGATCGACGTCGAGCGCGACCCGCTGTACTACGACGCCAAAGACGTCCACCTCGACACGATCACCTACCGGATCATGACCGACGCCAACATTCGCGCCGCGAACCTGCGCTCGGGGGACATCCAGGTCGCCGACACGATCTCGCCCCAGGACGTCGACGCACTCGCCCAGGACCCGGATCTCAAGGTGCTGCAATCCCCTTCCCTGGGCTACCAGAGCGTCACCTTCAACACCGGGAACGTCGACGGCGTCGGCAAACCCACGAAGCACATCGACAAACCCATCGCGAACGATCCCCGCATCCGCCTCGCGTTCTCCCTGGCCCTGGACCGGCAGACGCTCGTCGACACCGTCTTCAACAACTGGTTCGACCCCGCCTGCTCCCCCGTCGCCCCGAAGACGCCTTACTCGTCGGCCGCCAGCAACGCCTGCCCGCCGTTCGATCCGGCAAAATCACGGCAACTGCTCAAAGAGGCCGGCGTGCCCGTGCCGTTCCCGATCTCGTTGCAGGTGACCAACACCCAGGACCAGCTGCGATACGCCCAGGCCCTGCAGGCCAGCGTCGCCGAGGGCGGGTTCGCCGTGCAGATCGTGCCGGTCGAGTACTCCACCCTGCTGGACGTCCAGAAACGCGGCACCTTCGAGGCACTGATGCTCGGCTGGTCCGGCCGCATCGACCCGGACGCCAACACCGCGCGCTTCCTCTCCACCGGCTCGGGCGGAAACTACGGCGGCTTCAACTCATCCACATTGGACAACCTGCTGTCGGACGCCGCACGCAGCATCGACACGAAGCAGCGCGCCGCGCTCTACGGGCAGGCCGTGCAGCTGATCCAGCAGCAGAACCCGATCGTCTACACCTACCGGGTCCGCAACCTCACCGTGCATTCCACCCGCGTCACCGGCATCCAGGTGTACGCCGACGGGGTGGTCCGGCTCGGCAAGGCCGCGTTCACCGGCAGCCAGGAGGGCTGA
- a CDS encoding ABC transporter ATP-binding protein yields MTEPLLEVSDLEVSFGRTPAVRGVSLEVAPGERVAVVGQSGSGKSTTAHAVIGLLPGAGRITGGAIRWRGEDLTNAGEKRLRRLRGREVGLVPQDPMSNLNPVARVGRQVAETLVAHRMCSRREAWARAVELLGEAGIPEPARRARQYPHEFSGGMRQRVLIAIGLACRPDLLIADEPTSALDVTVQRQILDHLEKLTQELGTALLLVTHDLGLAADRADRVVVMSEGKIVETGPARRVLTEPREGYTQRLVAAAPSLTGPMREASAAADVVLEVSHVAKEYRVRGGGGALRAVDDVSFTVGHGRTTAIVGESGSGKTTTAHMVLGLVPATSGTIRLDGAEVVGLRGARLRAARRAMQPVFQDPYASLDPMWTVERLITEPLRTFGVGDRASRRRQVAELLDQVALPAALAQRYPHELSGGQRQRVAIARALAVRPRLVVCDEPVSALDVLVQDQILGLLRNLQEELGLSYLFISHDLAVVRSLAHDVLVMQAGRVVEHGPVGEVLSSPADPYTLQLLDAVPGAGTFTS; encoded by the coding sequence ATGACCGAACCGCTCCTGGAAGTCAGCGACCTCGAGGTGTCCTTCGGCCGCACCCCGGCCGTGCGGGGCGTGAGCCTCGAGGTGGCACCGGGCGAACGCGTGGCCGTCGTCGGGCAGTCCGGCTCCGGCAAGTCCACCACCGCCCACGCGGTCATCGGCCTGCTGCCCGGCGCCGGGCGCATCACCGGCGGCGCGATCCGGTGGCGCGGCGAGGACCTCACAAACGCCGGGGAGAAACGGCTGCGCCGCCTGCGCGGACGCGAGGTCGGGCTGGTGCCGCAGGACCCGATGTCCAACCTCAACCCCGTGGCGCGGGTGGGCCGGCAGGTCGCCGAAACCCTGGTGGCGCACCGGATGTGCTCGCGCCGGGAGGCGTGGGCTCGCGCGGTGGAACTGCTCGGCGAGGCCGGGATCCCCGAACCGGCGCGGCGGGCACGCCAGTACCCGCACGAGTTTTCGGGCGGGATGCGCCAGCGCGTGCTGATCGCGATCGGCCTGGCCTGCCGGCCCGACCTGCTCATCGCGGACGAGCCGACCTCCGCGCTCGACGTGACCGTGCAGCGGCAGATCCTCGACCACCTGGAGAAGCTCACGCAGGAACTGGGCACGGCGTTGCTGCTGGTCACGCACGACCTGGGGCTGGCGGCGGACCGGGCCGACCGGGTCGTGGTGATGTCCGAGGGCAAGATCGTCGAGACCGGCCCGGCGCGCCGGGTGCTGACCGAGCCGCGGGAAGGCTACACGCAGCGGCTGGTGGCGGCGGCTCCGTCGTTGACCGGCCCGATGCGCGAGGCCTCGGCGGCCGCTGACGTGGTGCTCGAGGTGTCGCACGTGGCGAAGGAATACCGCGTGCGCGGCGGCGGCGGTGCGCTGCGGGCCGTGGACGACGTGTCGTTCACCGTCGGGCACGGGCGGACCACGGCGATCGTCGGCGAGTCCGGTTCGGGCAAGACGACCACCGCGCACATGGTGCTCGGCCTCGTGCCCGCGACGTCCGGCACGATCCGCCTCGACGGCGCCGAGGTCGTCGGCCTGCGCGGCGCCCGGCTGCGAGCCGCCCGGCGGGCGATGCAGCCGGTGTTCCAGGACCCGTACGCGTCACTCGATCCGATGTGGACGGTCGAGCGGCTGATCACGGAGCCGCTGCGGACGTTCGGCGTCGGCGATCGCGCGTCGCGGCGCCGGCAGGTGGCGGAGCTGCTCGACCAGGTGGCGCTGCCCGCCGCGCTGGCCCAGCGTTATCCCCACGAGCTGTCCGGCGGCCAGCGCCAGCGCGTCGCCATCGCCCGCGCGCTGGCCGTACGTCCCCGGCTGGTCGTGTGCGACGAACCGGTGTCGGCGCTGGACGTGCTGGTGCAGGACCAGATCCTCGGCCTGCTGCGGAACCTGCAGGAGGAACTCGGGCTGAGCTACCTGTTCATCTCCCACGACCTCGCCGTGGTCCGGTCGCTGGCCCACGACGTGCTCGTGATGCAGGCCGGCCGTGTCGTCGAGCACGGGCCGGTCGGCGAGGTCCTGTCCTCGCCGGCCGATCCGTACACCCTGCAACTGCTCGATGCAGTGCCCGGGGCCGGCACGTTCACCTCGTGA
- a CDS encoding DMT family transporter, with translation MGVLLGLLSALSYGASDFVAGVGGRRSDPNAVTVLAQPWSLLAALVAVLVMGPRAPHAEELAWGAVSGLGTAVGTFALYRGLSTARMSVVAPVSAVLAAALPALVGFATGDRLAWLSWVGIALVLPAIALVSQHQGDDAERQRSGVVEGVIAGAGFGVLFIGLDRAGTGAGSWPLAAGQSVGVLLLVIAAIWLRPTSWSRAWWPATAAGILGGAANLLFVAATGASQLAVVAVITSLYPAITIVLARGLLHERWSRPQITGLVIAAAGVTAITLGQP, from the coding sequence GTGGGTGTCCTTCTGGGGTTGTTGTCCGCGCTCAGCTACGGCGCTTCCGATTTCGTCGCCGGCGTGGGCGGGCGGCGCAGCGACCCGAACGCCGTCACGGTCCTCGCGCAGCCGTGGAGCCTGCTCGCGGCCCTGGTCGCCGTGCTGGTGATGGGCCCGCGCGCCCCGCACGCCGAGGAGCTCGCGTGGGGCGCGGTGAGCGGGCTCGGCACGGCTGTCGGCACGTTCGCGCTCTACCGGGGGCTGTCCACAGCCCGGATGAGCGTGGTCGCGCCTGTTTCCGCAGTGCTCGCGGCGGCGTTGCCCGCGCTGGTCGGGTTCGCGACGGGCGACCGGCTGGCGTGGCTGTCGTGGGTGGGGATCGCGCTGGTGCTGCCGGCCATCGCGCTCGTGTCGCAGCATCAGGGCGACGACGCGGAACGCCAGCGGTCCGGCGTCGTCGAGGGCGTGATCGCCGGCGCCGGGTTCGGGGTCCTGTTCATCGGCCTCGACCGCGCGGGCACGGGAGCGGGCAGCTGGCCGCTGGCCGCCGGCCAGTCCGTCGGCGTGCTCCTGCTGGTGATCGCCGCGATCTGGCTGCGGCCGACGTCGTGGTCGCGCGCGTGGTGGCCGGCGACCGCCGCCGGGATCCTCGGTGGCGCGGCCAACCTGCTGTTCGTCGCCGCCACCGGGGCGAGCCAGCTGGCCGTGGTCGCGGTCATCACGTCGCTCTACCCCGCCATCACGATCGTCCTCGCGCGCGGCCTGCTGCACGAACGCTGGAGCCGTCCCCAGATCACCGGCCTCGTCATCGCGGCGGCCGGGGTCACGGCCATCACGCTCGGCCAGCCGTGA